From Pirellulales bacterium, a single genomic window includes:
- a CDS encoding ThiF family adenylyltransferase, whose product MNASVVLVLSLATAVLAVALLRERRLRLALSDGKWACNWRPSACGGWGLVDFDTVELTNITTQGYAARDIGQSKVLATAAAINRIDPGICITPMRDRYRPKLEIGAVVFCCVDSINTRAAIWRSVQSRCRFWADGRMLGEVLRILVAADLEGRRHYPSTLFSATEAQTGNCTVQSTLYAASIVAGLMIHQFTRWLRGIAVDRDVSVNLLAGEWSVL is encoded by the coding sequence TTGAATGCAAGCGTCGTCTTGGTCCTATCGTTAGCAACCGCCGTGTTAGCCGTTGCCTTACTGCGCGAACGCCGGCTGCGGCTGGCGCTATCGGACGGCAAGTGGGCTTGCAACTGGCGGCCCTCGGCGTGCGGCGGCTGGGGGTTAGTGGATTTTGACACGGTCGAGCTGACTAATATTACCACCCAGGGCTATGCCGCCAGAGACATCGGCCAATCGAAGGTGCTGGCGACGGCTGCGGCGATTAACCGAATTGATCCTGGAATTTGCATCACCCCGATGCGGGATCGATATCGACCGAAGCTTGAAATTGGCGCAGTGGTCTTTTGTTGCGTCGATTCCATCAATACGAGGGCTGCCATTTGGCGGTCCGTTCAAAGCCGTTGTCGCTTCTGGGCCGACGGCCGGATGCTGGGAGAAGTGCTTAGGATCCTGGTGGCCGCGGACCTCGAGGGACGGCGTCATTATCCGAGCACATTGTTCTCGGCGACCGAGGCCCAAACGGGCAATTGCACAGTGCAAAGCACGCTGTACGCCGCTAGCATCGTCGCGGGGTTGATGATTCATCAGTTTACACGCTGGTTGCGTGGAATCGCCGTGGATCGAGACGTGTCAGTGAATCTGTTGGCAGGCGAATGGTCGGTTTTGTGA
- a CDS encoding sigma-70 family RNA polymerase sigma factor, producing MTNFPETRASLILRIANRGDAQAWDEFVRVYQPAIYHLACRQGFQHADAEELAQEAMLAVARAVERWAPDPQRGRFRNWLFRIARNLSVNFRSRRKHQVWGTGNSGMQSLFDEQCNRKEALSQFFELEYQRAVFQCAAKHVQNEVKEKTWQAFWLSTIGDEPMAEVARRLDLSIGAVYIARNRVIARLRIEVRRIEDAAN from the coding sequence ATGACGAATTTCCCCGAGACCAGAGCCAGTCTCATCCTGAGAATCGCCAACCGCGGCGATGCCCAGGCCTGGGATGAGTTCGTGCGCGTATATCAGCCGGCAATCTATCACTTGGCTTGCCGTCAGGGTTTCCAACACGCGGACGCAGAGGAACTGGCGCAAGAGGCCATGTTGGCGGTTGCCCGGGCCGTTGAGCGCTGGGCGCCCGATCCCCAGCGTGGCCGCTTTCGCAATTGGTTGTTTCGGATTGCCAGGAACCTCTCAGTAAATTTTCGGAGCCGTCGCAAGCACCAAGTGTGGGGCACCGGGAATTCAGGAATGCAATCACTGTTTGACGAGCAATGCAATCGGAAAGAGGCTTTGTCGCAGTTCTTCGAGCTTGAATACCAGCGTGCTGTGTTTCAATGTGCGGCGAAGCATGTGCAGAATGAAGTGAAGGAAAAAACTTGGCAGGCGTTCTGGCTGAGCACTATTGGAGACGAGCCGATGGCCGAGGTCGCCCGGCGGTTGGACCTCTCTATCGGCGCGGTTTACATTGCTCGTAACCGCGTGATCGCGCGCTTGCGGATCGAGGTTCGGCGAATTGAAGATGCGGCAAATTAG
- a CDS encoding PQQ-binding-like beta-propeller repeat protein: MANSLQQFQTLRSLSSLLLCLAWIAHAQADSFTAERFDNWHQWRGPNADGFAPHADPPLHWDESTNIQWKVDIPGSGSSTPIVWGDRIFILTAIDTDRMPDPAIDSTVNDRPAMPAPRRGGKKGPGVEPVTTPTPNTVYQFDILCLDRNNGQLLWRKTAAEEVPQEGHHPSHDYASASPITDGQQLYVSFGSRGLYCYDLDGNFRWKRSLGHMQTKRGFGEGASPALYRSSLVVNWDHEGESFIVCFDTQMGNEKWRTPRSEGTTWNTPLIVEGGGAVQVIINATNRTRSYDLTNGQQIWECGGQVQNPIPSPVARNGIVYCTSGYLGYIVNAIPLTAHGDLTKSDQIAWHFEKASPYIASPLLCDNLLYFTKAENAILYCLDADTGAVVYGDRRLPDLGTIYSSPVGAAGKIYLTGREGTTLVLGAGAQGEIRATNKLDEQINASLALAGKQLFLRGDKHLYAIKEH; this comes from the coding sequence ATGGCGAATTCGCTGCAGCAATTCCAGACTTTGCGATCGTTAAGTAGTTTGCTTCTGTGCTTGGCGTGGATCGCGCACGCTCAAGCCGACAGTTTTACTGCCGAGCGATTTGATAACTGGCACCAATGGCGCGGACCAAATGCGGATGGGTTTGCACCGCATGCCGATCCACCCCTTCACTGGGATGAATCGACGAATATCCAGTGGAAAGTAGACATTCCTGGTTCCGGCAGTTCTACGCCGATTGTTTGGGGTGACAGGATTTTTATTTTGACCGCCATAGACACCGACCGGATGCCGGACCCAGCAATCGACTCTACGGTAAATGATCGGCCGGCAATGCCCGCCCCGCGCCGTGGTGGAAAAAAAGGGCCTGGCGTCGAGCCCGTTACTACTCCAACGCCGAACACGGTTTACCAGTTCGACATTTTATGCCTGGACCGCAACAATGGCCAATTGCTATGGCGCAAGACGGCTGCGGAGGAAGTTCCGCAAGAAGGACATCACCCATCGCATGACTACGCGTCGGCGTCTCCTATTACAGACGGCCAACAATTATATGTGTCGTTCGGTTCACGAGGTCTTTATTGCTACGATCTGGACGGAAATTTTCGGTGGAAGCGCAGCCTAGGGCACATGCAAACCAAGCGCGGGTTCGGAGAAGGAGCATCGCCGGCGTTATATAGATCTTCACTAGTCGTAAATTGGGACCATGAGGGGGAATCGTTCATCGTTTGCTTCGACACGCAAATGGGGAACGAAAAATGGCGTACGCCGCGCAGCGAGGGGACAACGTGGAACACGCCTCTCATTGTCGAAGGCGGCGGCGCGGTCCAAGTCATTATCAATGCCACCAACCGTACTCGATCCTATGATTTGACAAACGGTCAGCAAATTTGGGAATGCGGCGGGCAGGTGCAAAACCCTATTCCGTCGCCTGTTGCGCGCAACGGAATTGTCTATTGCACTTCCGGGTACTTGGGCTACATCGTCAATGCAATTCCATTAACCGCCCACGGTGATCTCACGAAATCGGACCAGATTGCATGGCATTTTGAAAAGGCCTCTCCTTACATTGCTTCCCCATTGCTTTGCGACAACTTGCTGTATTTCACGAAAGCTGAAAACGCAATCCTTTATTGTCTCGACGCCGATACGGGAGCCGTGGTTTATGGCGACCGGCGGCTGCCAGATTTGGGCACCATTTACAGTTCTCCCGTGGGGGCTGCCGGAAAAATATATCTCACGGGCCGGGAAGGCACAACCCTTGTTCTGGGCGCCGGCGCCCAAGGCGAAATACGCGCCACGAATAAACTCGATGAGCAAATCAATGCCTCGCTCGCCTTGGCGGGCAAGCAGTTATTTTTGCGGGGCGACAAGCATTTGTATGCAATTAAAGAGCATTGA
- a CDS encoding serine/threonine-protein kinase: MNDSRNQPTCQDVQLEVLLFGDEQSAEYQDSASHVESCRHCQERLAELAAEEGDWANVRTMLRRNKQETMPKTTGERSDSDCEPPASTRPMKLDFLAPPSHPEMLGRLGRYEIAQLIGAGGMGIVFKGFDTELNRPVAIKVLAPHLAHSGPARQRFAREARSAASIVHEHVVAIHDVKSEHVAPYLVMQYIAGRSLQQRVDQEGPLAAVEILRIGLQAAAGLAAAHDQGVIHRDVKPANILLENGVERAMLTDFGLARAADDATLTHSGIIAGTPDYMSPEQARGGSVDARSDLFSLGAVLYFMSTGHPPFRAEQAMATLHRICHDRHRNVQNINPRVPDELADVIDRLLEKKPGRRYAAADEVQQSLARALAAIQQPSPWRGRRWLRRLNRRRWQLLAAASVLLSVVAVGWLAGWLSPKADAGRAGKPLEIQELAVANEVLAGRFRADQADMARIADELTAINRSVQQIESSASEESLSVLSLGESWQLGLKAAAAEAARLEERWTHESNDALPLKSFTGEKP; encoded by the coding sequence ATGAACGATTCTAGAAATCAGCCTACATGTCAGGATGTGCAGCTTGAAGTGCTGCTGTTCGGCGATGAACAAAGCGCCGAATACCAAGACTCCGCAAGCCATGTCGAATCGTGCCGACACTGCCAAGAGAGGCTTGCGGAATTGGCGGCCGAGGAAGGCGACTGGGCAAACGTGCGCACGATGCTTCGCCGCAATAAGCAAGAGACCATGCCGAAAACGACCGGCGAACGGAGCGATTCCGATTGCGAACCCCCCGCATCCACTCGGCCCATGAAGCTCGACTTCTTAGCGCCTCCATCACACCCGGAAATGCTCGGCCGGCTTGGTCGCTATGAGATCGCGCAACTGATTGGCGCCGGTGGCATGGGCATTGTATTCAAAGGCTTTGACACAGAATTGAACCGCCCAGTGGCCATTAAAGTGTTGGCGCCACATTTGGCGCACAGTGGTCCGGCGCGGCAACGCTTTGCTCGCGAGGCGCGCTCGGCTGCCTCGATTGTCCACGAGCACGTAGTCGCAATTCACGATGTCAAATCCGAGCACGTGGCGCCCTATCTCGTAATGCAATACATCGCTGGCCGCTCACTGCAACAACGCGTGGATCAGGAAGGACCATTGGCTGCCGTAGAGATTCTGCGGATCGGTTTGCAAGCAGCAGCCGGCCTCGCGGCGGCTCACGATCAAGGCGTGATTCATCGGGATGTGAAACCCGCGAATATTCTGCTGGAGAACGGCGTGGAACGCGCGATGCTGACCGACTTCGGTCTAGCGCGCGCAGCCGACGATGCTACGCTTACGCACAGTGGAATCATTGCCGGCACCCCAGACTACATGTCACCCGAGCAAGCGCGCGGGGGATCCGTTGACGCCCGGTCCGATCTGTTTAGTCTGGGAGCCGTGCTCTACTTCATGAGCACCGGGCATCCGCCCTTTCGGGCCGAGCAGGCAATGGCTACGCTGCACCGGATTTGCCACGATCGGCATCGAAACGTGCAAAACATCAACCCGAGAGTTCCCGACGAACTAGCTGACGTGATCGATCGGCTGCTCGAAAAGAAGCCAGGTCGTCGCTATGCCGCGGCCGACGAAGTGCAGCAGTCGCTTGCGCGGGCTTTGGCCGCCATCCAACAGCCATCGCCTTGGCGTGGGCGCCGCTGGCTACGAAGACTAAACCGCAGGCGTTGGCAGCTTTTGGCCGCCGCCAGTGTGTTGCTTTCCGTTGTCGCCGTCGGCTGGCTTGCAGGCTGGCTGAGTCCAAAGGCTGATGCTGGGCGCGCGGGCAAACCACTTGAAATCCAAGAGTTGGCCGTGGCGAATGAAGTCCTCGCCGGTCGGTTCCGCGCCGATCAAGCCGATATGGCCCGCATTGCGGACGAGCTGACAGCGATTAACCGATCAGTGCAACAGATTGAAAGCAGTGCATCTGAAGAATCGCTATCAGTTCTATCGTTGGGCGAATCGTGGCAGTTGGGGCTGAAGGCCGCTGCTGCGGAAGCCGCCCGTTTGGAGGAACGCTGGACACATGAATCGAACGACGCTTTACCTCTTAAATCCTTCACAGGAGAAAAACCATGA
- a CDS encoding dockerin type I domain-containing protein, whose product MPTLGGRIVWDTSQLYTSGTISVTATYLAGDFNRDGHIDAADILPMEQALTNLNSYKAIYAPDLSDTQLLLIGDLDGDGKFTNADLQSLLNLLLSGGGSTTPVPEPSAFVLGVVVIRGRRRLRISAIIHP is encoded by the coding sequence TTGCCCACGTTAGGCGGCCGCATCGTATGGGACACTTCGCAGCTTTACACATCGGGCACGATAAGCGTGACGGCTACCTATTTGGCCGGTGATTTTAATCGGGATGGCCACATCGACGCTGCCGACATTCTGCCGATGGAGCAGGCGCTGACAAACCTCAACAGTTACAAGGCGATTTATGCCCCTGATCTTAGCGATACGCAACTACTGCTCATCGGTGATCTCGATGGCGATGGCAAATTCACGAACGCCGATTTGCAATCGCTGTTAAATCTTCTCCTCTCTGGGGGCGGATCAACTACTCCCGTCCCCGAGCCTAGTGCGTTCGTGCTGGGCGTGGTGGTGATAAGAGGGCGGCGGCGACTTCGCATTTCGGCTATAATCCACCCATGA
- a CDS encoding alginate lyase family protein, with product MSFAYAENPPAAQPTSTMGAKKSAEGFFHPGVLVNLQQLEFIKAKVAAQAEPWKSAFEAAKASELGSLQYMPHAWKTCECGSYSRPDLGCKDEQHDSEAAYTQALLWFISGNETYARNAIAIMNAWSGNLHGGHTNSNGPIQAAWCAEQWPRAAEIIRYTSGGWSADDVAQFQDMLVKQYLPSIVNGSGENGNKELAMSEALINIGVFNDDRATFDAGIKMWRGRAPAYIYLTTDGPTPLKAANHDEMPIWGNKGKTTPLVDGLLQESVRDSQHANLGLAAMVNAAETARQQGIDLYKEQGKRIMAALEYQAQFLPPNHAPTPENLSFHEHPTWKIAYNHFHNRMGFELPKIAAVIAKNRPTGVNHLMAWETLTHTDVGAVGLPPVEKQ from the coding sequence ATGTCGTTCGCATATGCGGAGAATCCACCGGCGGCTCAACCCACTTCAACGATGGGCGCCAAAAAATCGGCGGAAGGTTTTTTTCATCCTGGCGTTTTGGTCAACCTGCAGCAATTGGAATTCATTAAAGCGAAAGTTGCCGCACAGGCAGAACCATGGAAATCCGCATTTGAAGCAGCCAAAGCGAGCGAATTGGGCTCGCTTCAATATATGCCTCATGCTTGGAAAACCTGTGAATGCGGTTCGTATTCGCGCCCTGATTTGGGCTGCAAGGATGAACAGCACGACAGCGAAGCCGCGTACACTCAAGCGCTGTTATGGTTCATTTCCGGAAACGAAACGTACGCCCGAAACGCCATCGCGATTATGAACGCCTGGTCTGGGAATCTGCACGGCGGGCACACGAATTCTAACGGACCGATCCAAGCGGCATGGTGTGCCGAGCAATGGCCGCGCGCGGCGGAGATCATTCGATATACCTCTGGTGGCTGGAGTGCGGACGACGTTGCGCAGTTTCAAGATATGCTAGTCAAGCAATACTTGCCTTCCATCGTCAATGGGAGCGGTGAAAACGGAAATAAAGAACTGGCCATGAGCGAAGCGCTGATTAACATTGGCGTATTCAATGACGACCGCGCCACGTTTGATGCCGGCATCAAAATGTGGCGCGGCCGAGCGCCAGCATACATCTACTTAACCACGGATGGTCCCACGCCCCTCAAAGCGGCCAATCACGACGAAATGCCCATTTGGGGAAATAAAGGAAAGACGACCCCTCTGGTCGACGGACTGTTGCAGGAAAGCGTACGTGATTCGCAGCATGCCAATCTGGGACTTGCTGCAATGGTAAATGCCGCCGAGACCGCTCGGCAGCAAGGAATCGATTTGTACAAAGAACAGGGCAAGCGCATCATGGCGGCGCTAGAATACCAAGCACAGTTCTTGCCGCCAAACCATGCGCCGACGCCGGAAAACTTAAGCTTTCACGAGCACCCAACTTGGAAAATTGCCTATAATCATTTCCACAATCGCATGGGCTTTGAACTACCAAAGATCGCGGCGGTGATTGCCAAAAATCGACCGACGGGCGTCAATCATCTGATGGCCTGGGAAACATTAACGCATACCGACGTGGGAGCCGTAGGTTTACCGCCGGTAGAGAAACAATAA
- a CDS encoding DUF1080 domain-containing protein — MSKHPLERATMQRACFVFCVGLMLMRPAVGRPADAATPVESSTLNVQPPKNAIVLFDGSNLDAWAKQKTKDWEASDGPAAWKILSDGVLEVVPGMNCIITKKKFSDFKLHIEFRLLGPKTNGGIFLMTRYELGINEKFGDAEGTPCGTFENVVPAIKPSKIAALPPEQWQTFDVDFRAPRLGADGKTTENARATVKFNGILIHDNVELGERKGASKRLPDVTSAPLMLQEHGTAYQFRNIWIVEQNN, encoded by the coding sequence TTGAGTAAACATCCTTTGGAGCGCGCGACGATGCAGCGGGCATGCTTTGTATTCTGTGTTGGCTTGATGCTCATGCGGCCCGCGGTTGGTCGCCCCGCTGATGCCGCTACGCCCGTCGAATCGTCCACGTTAAATGTGCAGCCGCCAAAAAATGCCATCGTGCTATTCGATGGCAGTAATCTTGACGCTTGGGCCAAGCAAAAAACTAAAGACTGGGAAGCAAGCGATGGACCGGCCGCTTGGAAAATACTTTCCGACGGGGTGCTGGAAGTGGTTCCTGGGATGAATTGCATTATCACGAAGAAGAAGTTCAGCGACTTCAAGCTGCACATTGAATTCCGCTTACTTGGTCCCAAAACCAATGGCGGCATTTTTCTAATGACGCGCTACGAACTGGGCATCAACGAGAAATTTGGAGACGCCGAAGGAACTCCCTGCGGCACATTCGAGAATGTTGTGCCGGCAATCAAGCCAAGCAAGATTGCCGCGCTGCCGCCTGAGCAATGGCAAACATTCGATGTCGATTTTCGCGCGCCGCGATTGGGCGCGGACGGAAAGACCACAGAAAATGCTCGTGCCACGGTCAAGTTCAATGGCATTTTGATTCATGACAATGTTGAACTGGGCGAGCGCAAAGGCGCTTCCAAAAGGCTGCCCGATGTCACCTCTGCCCCCCTCATGCTGCAAGAACATGGCACGGCATATCAATTCCGCAATATCTGGATTGTCGAGCAGAACAATTGA
- a CDS encoding DUF1559 domain-containing protein — MGTVRTSRAFTLVELLVVIAIIGVLIALLLPAIQAAREAARRAQCKNNLKQLGLALLNYEGVYKHFPAGIIQANPTPPAVKPDTNLGNWGWAAQILPFVEFQQTYNAINVKTMDLATSLNASDRLANMQQDMPGFRCPSDGTVPQQNNQRLIQNTSGIGNALATSSYVGVNSSSELRRDPGPPGNNANGIFICNKAFRIKDIIDGTSKTAMVGERSWEVPLGDGIVPGNAAVVFGVRGVREASEIGLADVLGCGKYQMNYSTPLAVDPKANSYAQRAFSSRHTEGCHFLLVDGGVHFISNSIQGDFGTNQQTITDTVDSPWEALLGINDSYPLGNAIE, encoded by the coding sequence ATGGGAACGGTCCGAACATCTCGAGCATTTACACTGGTCGAGTTGCTCGTGGTGATTGCGATTATCGGCGTGCTAATCGCACTGTTGCTGCCAGCAATTCAGGCCGCACGGGAGGCGGCTCGGCGAGCGCAGTGCAAGAACAATCTCAAACAGTTGGGGCTGGCGTTGCTAAATTATGAGGGCGTTTACAAACATTTTCCGGCTGGTATCATCCAGGCCAACCCCACGCCGCCGGCAGTCAAGCCCGATACCAACTTGGGGAATTGGGGCTGGGCCGCGCAAATCTTGCCATTTGTCGAATTTCAGCAAACGTACAATGCCATAAACGTGAAAACGATGGATTTGGCCACCTCGCTGAATGCGTCTGATCGCTTGGCTAATATGCAGCAAGACATGCCCGGATTTCGTTGTCCATCCGATGGCACAGTTCCACAGCAAAACAATCAGCGATTAATTCAAAACACCTCCGGAATTGGCAATGCGCTGGCAACATCAAGCTATGTCGGCGTTAACAGCAGTTCCGAGCTGCGGCGCGATCCCGGCCCTCCTGGCAACAACGCCAATGGCATTTTCATCTGCAATAAAGCCTTTCGCATCAAAGATATTATTGACGGCACCAGTAAAACGGCCATGGTTGGGGAAAGGTCCTGGGAAGTACCACTCGGGGACGGTATTGTTCCCGGCAACGCGGCGGTAGTTTTTGGAGTGCGCGGTGTACGGGAGGCATCCGAAATTGGCTTGGCTGATGTGCTAGGTTGCGGCAAATACCAAATGAACTACTCAACTCCGCTCGCTGTCGATCCAAAGGCCAATTCATACGCGCAGCGCGCTTTTTCCAGCCGACACACAGAAGGCTGTCATTTTCTTTTGGTGGACGGCGGCGTCCATTTCATTTCTAACAGCATCCAGGGCGATTTCGGCACAAATCAGCAAACCATTACGGATACTGTCGACAGCCCTTGGGAGGCGCTGCTGGGTATTAACGACTCTTATCCCTTAGGCAATGCCATTGAGTAA
- a CDS encoding thioredoxin family protein, whose protein sequence is MNAKNLMTTFTILGLSFAIAANAVAEDPKPAPSLVKELVTAVGQMQQIYGLIDKLDQQLSKPGPEADQLAGELLGSLDQIERHPEVNKYIHAIVDQKKERLAAQLFLRVGRAQLAAGDWGRIVIGQLVVEDGKIEPEMVQAQMPILQEGYFADEIKSIDLPICFRARGYRDLDVQLSSYKHSLANVDKVVLRPLPPEERVTLKGTVALDGSSDFKSVQLYVDTAMGPLNTPSGGYSPRASWPKPITVPVSEAGEFTVEGLNPSEVTVFATAPDHVNQYKKIVMLSSDHPTDMGELRLMKSDLGFYVGKAAPEGELNWESDYSSALKRAEAEHKPLMVMMTATWCGPCKMLEKETLNDPWIRSFLSRFVIVKACEDKDVEKKYGGGAYPTLIFADSSGRQMYRCTGYKPAFTFAQDCAKAFDSLSIEQPEAIKTLLEKQIVTLK, encoded by the coding sequence ATGAACGCCAAGAATTTGATGACGACGTTTACTATTTTGGGGCTTAGTTTTGCGATTGCCGCAAACGCAGTGGCGGAAGATCCGAAACCAGCGCCTTCACTGGTTAAAGAGTTGGTCACCGCCGTCGGCCAAATGCAACAAATTTACGGACTGATTGACAAGCTGGACCAGCAGCTCTCCAAGCCCGGACCCGAGGCTGATCAATTGGCCGGCGAACTTCTCGGCTCGCTGGACCAAATCGAACGACACCCGGAAGTTAATAAATACATCCACGCGATCGTGGATCAAAAAAAAGAGCGACTAGCGGCGCAACTCTTCTTGCGCGTTGGACGAGCTCAACTGGCGGCAGGCGATTGGGGACGCATTGTTATCGGGCAATTGGTGGTCGAAGATGGGAAAATCGAGCCGGAAATGGTGCAGGCGCAAATGCCCATTCTGCAGGAAGGCTATTTTGCGGACGAGATCAAAAGCATTGATCTGCCGATTTGTTTTCGTGCACGGGGCTATCGCGATCTAGACGTGCAGCTTTCAAGTTACAAACACAGCTTGGCGAATGTCGACAAGGTCGTCCTTCGGCCACTGCCGCCCGAAGAGCGGGTCACGCTCAAAGGAACCGTTGCATTGGACGGATCATCCGACTTTAAGTCTGTCCAGCTCTATGTAGATACGGCAATGGGACCACTGAACACTCCCAGTGGCGGATACTCTCCACGGGCGAGCTGGCCAAAACCCATCACAGTACCCGTGTCCGAAGCGGGTGAGTTCACGGTTGAAGGGCTCAATCCCAGTGAAGTCACGGTGTTCGCCACCGCACCGGACCACGTCAATCAGTATAAAAAAATAGTGATGCTGTCGTCCGATCATCCCACAGACATGGGCGAGCTGCGTTTAATGAAATCCGATCTAGGTTTCTACGTGGGCAAAGCTGCCCCGGAAGGGGAGCTTAATTGGGAGAGTGATTATAGCTCCGCCTTAAAGCGGGCCGAGGCGGAGCACAAGCCACTGATGGTAATGATGACCGCCACTTGGTGCGGTCCCTGTAAAATGCTGGAGAAAGAAACGCTTAACGATCCCTGGATTCGATCGTTTCTGTCGCGCTTCGTGATCGTCAAAGCTTGCGAAGATAAAGACGTCGAAAAAAAATATGGAGGCGGCGCCTACCCGACGCTGATTTTTGCCGATTCCTCAGGCAGGCAAATGTACCGATGCACCGGCTACAAACCGGCATTCACTTTTGCGCAAGATTGCGCCAAGGCATTTGATTCTTTGTCGATCGAACAGCCCGAGGCCATAAAGACGCTCCTCGAGAAACAAATCGTCACGCTGAAGTAG